In Mycobacteriales bacterium, the sequence GCCAGGTCAGCTACGCGACGATCACGCTGGACCTGCGGGCCCACGGCGCCGCGGCGGCCCCGGCACCGGTGGACCGCAGCGGCTTCGCCGGCGGCCTGCAGGACGGCTGGCACGCGTTCACCGCGACCGTGGGCTGGCTGGCGATGGTGCTCGGCGCGCTGCTGCCGTTCCTGATCGTCGGCATCCCGCTCGCGCTGGCCGCACGCTGGGCGGTCCGCCGCCGGACGGCTACCCCGGCAGCGAGTGGACCAGTTCCACAGTCCGAGTGAGCACGGCCGGGTCGGTGTCCGGCAGGACGCCGTGGCCGAGGTTGAACACGTGGCCGGGGGCCGCCCGGCCTTCGGCCACGACCCGGCGCACCTCGGCCTCGACCACCGGCCAGTCGGCCAGCAGCAGGGCCGGGTCGAGGTTGCCCTGCACGGCCCGGTCCGGCCCGACCCGGCGGGTGGCCTCGTCCAGCGGCACCCGCCAGTCGACGCCGACCACGCTCGCGCCGGCCTCCCCCAGCAGCCCGAGCAGCTCCCCCGTCCCGACGCCGAAGTGCACCAGCGGGAGGTCGAGGTCGGACAGCGCGGCGAACACCGCGGCGCTGTGCGGCTGCACGAAGCGGACGTAGTCGGCGGCCGACAGCGCGCCGGCCCAGGAGTCGAACAGCTGCAGCGCGGACGCGCCCGCCTCCGCCTGCACCCGCAGGAACGTCGCCGCGATCGTGGCCAGCCGGCCCAGCAGCGCCGACCAGAGCTCGGGCGCACCGTGCATGAACGCCTTCGTCCTGGCCTGGTCGCGCGACGGGCC encodes:
- the hemE gene encoding uroporphyrinogen decarboxylase, which codes for MRREPVERTPVWFMRQAGRSLPEYRALRAGVGMLEACTRPDLITEITLQPVRRHGVDAAILFSDIMVPLRAAGVDLDIVPGVGPVVAAPIRDAVAVEAFPALDPGQVPYVGEAVGMLVRELAGTPLIGFAGAPFTLASYLVEGGPSRDQARTKAFMHGAPELWSALLGRLATIAATFLRVQAEAGASALQLFDSWAGALSAADYVRFVQPHSAAVFAALSDLDLPLVHFGVGTGELLGLLGEAGASVVGVDWRVPLDEATRRVGPDRAVQGNLDPALLLADWPVVEAEVRRVVAEGRAAPGHVFNLGHGVLPDTDPAVLTRTVELVHSLPG